In Lewinellaceae bacterium, a single window of DNA contains:
- the rluF gene encoding 23S rRNA pseudouridine(2604) synthase RluF → MERTNENSVSLNKYISSTGICSRREADKMIADGRVTINGQPAQLGNRVFEGDEVHIDGQPLKARPRTLYIAFNKPVGIVCTTDSKEKKNIIRYIGHPQRLFPIGRLDKPSEGLIFLTNDGDIVNKILRAGNQHEKEYIVTVKQPITLEFIQKMGAGVPILDTVTKKCQVEPINAHTFRIILIQGLNRQIRRMCQYLGYDVSKLKRVRIMNVKLGNLKTGQWRELTPAEIEKIQKMVADSSKTAPEP, encoded by the coding sequence TTGGAACGGACGAACGAAAATTCAGTCAGCCTCAACAAATACATCAGCAGCACAGGCATTTGCTCCCGCCGGGAAGCCGATAAAATGATCGCCGACGGGCGGGTGACGATCAATGGCCAGCCCGCTCAGTTGGGCAACCGCGTGTTTGAAGGCGACGAAGTGCACATCGACGGCCAACCCCTGAAAGCCCGCCCCCGGACGTTGTACATCGCCTTCAATAAACCGGTTGGCATTGTCTGCACCACCGACTCCAAGGAGAAAAAGAACATCATCCGATACATCGGCCACCCCCAGCGGCTTTTCCCCATCGGCCGGCTGGACAAACCCTCGGAGGGCCTCATCTTCCTGACCAACGACGGCGATATCGTCAACAAAATCCTCCGCGCCGGCAACCAGCACGAGAAGGAATACATCGTCACCGTCAAACAGCCCATCACGCTGGAATTTATACAAAAAATGGGCGCGGGCGTGCCCATCCTGGATACCGTTACCAAAAAGTGCCAAGTCGAGCCAATCAATGCCCACACCTTCCGGATCATCCTCATCCAGGGACTGAACCGCCAAATCCGCCGCATGTGCCAGTATCTGGGCTACGACGTTTCCAAACTCAAGCGCGTGCGCATCATGAACGTCAAATTGGGCAACCTGAAAACCGGCCAGTGGCGGGAGCTGACGCCCGCTGAAATAGAGAAAATCCAGAAGATGGTCGCCGATTCATCCAAGACTGCCCCCGAACCGTAA
- a CDS encoding toll/interleukin-1 receptor domain-containing protein: MSHIFISYSSKDRPKTKALADILEKKGWKVWWDKNLKPGKAFDHAISKALDEAGCIVVLWSKNSVESS, encoded by the coding sequence ATGAGCCACATCTTCATCAGCTACTCCAGTAAAGACCGCCCCAAGACCAAAGCCCTCGCCGACATCCTGGAAAAAAAGGGATGGAAAGTCTGGTGGGATAAAAACCTGAAGCCGGGCAAAGCTTTTGACCACGCCATCTCAAAGGCGTTGGACGAGGCCGGCTGCATCGTCGTGCTCTGGTCTAAAAACTCGGTGGAATCTTCATAG
- a CDS encoding GAF domain-containing protein, with product MSASAEMPYFIKPSVNLSREGKRAAYEQALAAIHANLEGEQDAVLKMATINCLLKTYLPYCYWVGFYLVSGPERLSVGPYQGTLGCLHIDFARGVCGRAAREGRTQIVPDTHALAQGSEHIACDPNSRSEIVVPVFDAGNRLIAVFDADSTLEGSFDEVDREYLENLMGSVFGASA from the coding sequence ATGAGCGCAAGCGCAGAAATGCCCTATTTCATCAAACCCTCCGTCAACCTGAGCCGGGAGGGAAAGCGGGCCGCCTACGAGCAGGCCCTGGCAGCTATACACGCCAACCTGGAAGGAGAGCAGGACGCCGTTCTGAAGATGGCTACCATCAACTGCCTGCTGAAGACCTACCTGCCCTATTGCTACTGGGTAGGCTTCTACCTGGTAAGCGGCCCGGAGCGCCTCTCCGTGGGCCCCTATCAGGGTACGCTGGGCTGCCTGCACATCGACTTCGCCCGCGGCGTCTGCGGCCGGGCGGCCCGGGAGGGGCGGACGCAAATCGTGCCCGACACTCACGCCCTGGCGCAGGGCAGCGAACACATCGCCTGCGACCCCAACTCCCGCTCCGAGATCGTAGTCCCTGTTTTCGATGCCGGCAACCGGCTCATCGCAGTGTTTGACGCAGACAGCACCCTGGAAGGCTCGTTTGACGAGGTGGACCGGGAGTATCTGGAGAACCTGATGGGCAGCGTGTTTGGAGCCTCTGCCTAA
- the glgP gene encoding alpha-glucan family phosphorylase — protein MIGQTKDNQVKLKRIFIESKLPKELAPLHELANNLWWSWNKDAIELFRSIDPGNWKKHDYNPIAVLDNVSVDKANKLRADQAFMDRLRSVDKAFRAYLKEKPKKDTPQIAYFSMEYGLHISLRLYSGGLGVLAGDYLKEASDDNSNMVAVGLLYRYGYFQQAISLHGDQINNFPPQKFTKLPLAPVRDDNGEWLKVSVGLKGRVVYAKAWVLQVGRIPLYLLDTDIDENNPEDRTLTHQLYGGDNEHRLRQEIVLGIGGARVLKAMGIDADIYHCNEGHAAFLNIERLQDYVQQQQQLSFPEALEVVRATSLFTTHTPVPAGHDYFHENLLQQYLYNYAEGLGISWEQFVALGKINPADHHELFSMSHLAMRLSQEVNGVSRLHGAVSQKMFNVLYPGYNPEELHIGYVTNSVHYPTWIAHEWNELYTRTFGKGFLRDQSNKDYWRKIHQVSDEEVMAIRRLQKKRLLDYVKTTLQDDLTRRGENPRNIFEVINAIEEDALVLGFARRFATYKRAHLLFTNIERLSEIVNAEGRPVLFLFAGKAHPADHGGQDLIKHIVHVSKRPEFTGKVIFLENYNMEMAKLLVRGVDIWLNTPTRPKEASGTSGMKAALNGVMNFSVLDGWWAEGYRPDAGWALPEERTYDDQSLQNELDAETIYNILEHDIIPTYFDYNEQGVSPKWASYIKNIIAEVAPVFTMKRMLDDYYERFYNKLYERGRAVKAKKFQMARQMASWKAQMTERWNEIKVLEADVFDSDNYPLPVGQPFTAKLTLHLDGIEAKHVGVEVVFLKRLTEEELELQFKEELQLKKVNGKAATYSCQVDPELAGVYEYGFRVYPKHELLAHRQDLALVHWI, from the coding sequence ATGATTGGACAAACGAAAGATAACCAGGTGAAGTTGAAACGCATCTTCATTGAATCCAAACTGCCGAAGGAACTGGCGCCGCTGCACGAACTGGCCAACAACCTGTGGTGGTCCTGGAATAAAGATGCCATCGAGCTGTTCCGGTCCATCGATCCGGGCAATTGGAAGAAGCACGACTACAACCCCATTGCCGTCCTCGATAACGTCAGCGTAGACAAAGCCAATAAATTGCGGGCCGACCAGGCCTTCATGGACCGGCTGCGGTCGGTAGATAAGGCCTTCCGGGCTTACCTCAAGGAAAAACCAAAAAAGGATACGCCTCAGATCGCTTACTTCAGCATGGAATACGGGCTGCACATTTCCCTTCGCCTCTACTCCGGCGGGCTGGGCGTGCTGGCCGGCGACTACCTCAAGGAGGCCAGCGACGACAACTCCAACATGGTGGCAGTTGGCCTGCTCTACCGCTATGGTTACTTCCAGCAGGCCATCTCCCTGCACGGCGACCAGATCAACAACTTCCCGCCCCAGAAATTTACCAAACTGCCTCTGGCGCCCGTGCGCGATGATAATGGGGAATGGCTGAAAGTAAGCGTAGGGCTCAAGGGCCGCGTGGTCTATGCCAAGGCTTGGGTGCTCCAGGTGGGCCGCATCCCCCTCTACCTGCTCGACACGGACATCGATGAGAATAATCCCGAGGACCGCACCCTGACCCACCAGCTCTACGGCGGCGACAACGAGCACCGCCTCCGGCAGGAGATCGTACTTGGCATCGGCGGCGCCCGCGTCCTCAAAGCGATGGGCATCGACGCCGATATTTACCACTGCAACGAAGGGCACGCCGCCTTCCTCAACATCGAACGCCTGCAGGATTATGTGCAGCAGCAGCAGCAGCTTTCCTTCCCCGAGGCGCTGGAAGTAGTGCGCGCCACCAGCCTGTTTACCACCCACACGCCGGTACCGGCCGGGCACGACTACTTCCACGAGAACCTCCTTCAGCAATACCTCTACAACTACGCGGAGGGCCTGGGCATCAGCTGGGAGCAGTTTGTCGCCCTCGGCAAAATCAACCCGGCCGACCACCACGAGCTGTTCTCCATGAGCCACCTGGCCATGCGGCTCTCTCAGGAAGTCAACGGCGTGAGCCGGCTGCACGGAGCGGTGTCCCAGAAGATGTTCAACGTGCTTTATCCGGGCTACAACCCCGAGGAGCTCCACATCGGTTATGTCACCAACAGCGTACACTACCCCACCTGGATCGCCCACGAGTGGAATGAGTTGTACACCCGCACCTTTGGCAAAGGCTTCCTCCGCGACCAATCCAACAAAGACTACTGGCGCAAGATTCACCAGGTCAGCGATGAAGAGGTCATGGCCATTCGCCGCCTGCAGAAGAAACGCCTGCTGGATTATGTTAAAACCACGCTTCAGGACGACCTCACCCGGCGCGGCGAAAACCCGCGCAACATCTTCGAGGTAATCAACGCTATTGAAGAAGACGCACTGGTCCTCGGATTTGCCCGCCGTTTCGCCACCTACAAACGGGCGCACCTGCTGTTCACCAATATTGAGCGCCTCTCCGAGATCGTCAATGCAGAAGGGCGCCCGGTGCTCTTCCTCTTCGCCGGCAAAGCCCATCCCGCCGACCACGGCGGCCAGGACCTCATCAAGCACATCGTCCACGTCTCTAAGCGGCCGGAATTTACCGGCAAGGTCATCTTTCTCGAAAATTACAACATGGAAATGGCCAAGCTGCTGGTCCGCGGCGTCGACATCTGGCTCAACACCCCCACCCGCCCGAAAGAAGCTTCCGGCACCAGCGGCATGAAAGCCGCCCTCAACGGCGTGATGAACTTCAGCGTGCTCGACGGATGGTGGGCAGAAGGCTACCGCCCCGACGCCGGCTGGGCCCTGCCCGAAGAACGCACCTACGACGACCAGAGCCTGCAGAATGAACTGGACGCCGAGACCATCTACAACATCCTGGAACACGATATCATCCCTACCTACTTCGACTACAACGAGCAGGGCGTTTCCCCAAAATGGGCCAGCTACATCAAGAACATCATCGCCGAAGTAGCTCCTGTTTTCACCATGAAGCGCATGCTCGACGACTACTACGAGCGCTTTTACAACAAGCTCTATGAGCGCGGCCGGGCGGTGAAGGCCAAAAAATTCCAAATGGCCAGGCAGATGGCTTCCTGGAAAGCACAGATGACGGAGCGCTGGAACGAGATCAAAGTCCTGGAAGCCGATGTGTTCGACAGCGACAACTACCCCTTACCGGTCGGCCAGCCCTTCACTGCCAAACTCACGCTGCACCTCGACGGCATCGAGGCCAAGCACGTGGGGGTGGAGGTTGTTTTTCTCAAACGCCTGACCGAAGAAGAACTGGAGCTGCAGTTTAAAGAAGAACTTCAACTCAAAAAAGTGAATGGCAAAGCCGCCACTTACTCCTGCCAGGTCGACCCCGAATTGGCCGGCGTCTACGAGTACGGCTTCCGGGTCTACCCCAAACACGAGCTGCTGGCCCACCGCCAGGACCTCGCCCTGGTGCACTGGATTTGA
- a CDS encoding sigma-70 family RNA polymerase sigma factor, translating into MSNYPDDDRRLQQLAADDGKAWKELYDNMRSPFRLFFIKYGAMPPEDALELYQDAMVALYRNVVNGKLQPPLSSTLKTYLFGIGKILLKKKGEGAGNWDDDIPELPIEPEIESRQEQSAKAELVRRLLGKVGESCRQVLELAYLRGFVMEAIAEELGLPSAGAARKRKHDCLKKLRELL; encoded by the coding sequence ATGAGTAATTATCCGGATGACGACCGCAGGCTTCAACAACTGGCCGCCGACGATGGCAAGGCCTGGAAAGAACTCTACGACAACATGCGCAGCCCCTTTCGGCTGTTCTTTATAAAATACGGCGCCATGCCTCCAGAAGATGCGCTGGAACTTTACCAGGACGCCATGGTGGCGCTCTACCGAAATGTTGTAAACGGCAAGCTTCAGCCTCCGCTATCCAGCACTTTGAAAACCTATCTCTTTGGCATCGGAAAAATCCTGCTGAAGAAAAAAGGCGAAGGGGCGGGCAATTGGGACGACGACATCCCCGAGCTGCCGATAGAGCCCGAAATAGAAAGCCGGCAGGAGCAAAGCGCCAAGGCGGAGCTGGTTCGCCGCCTGCTTGGCAAGGTGGGCGAATCCTGCCGCCAGGTACTGGAACTGGCATACTTGCGGGGTTTCGTCATGGAGGCCATTGCCGAAGAGCTGGGCCTGCCCTCCGCAGGGGCCGCCCGCAAACGCAAACACGATTGCCTGAAAAAATTGCGTGAACTGTTGTAA
- the ltrA gene encoding group II intron reverse transcriptase/maturase, translating to MIAKILQGRNLYKAYRRVVSNKGSCGVDGMRVNELQEYLSTHQSDLVREILADNYLPNAIRGVEIPKSKSNGNKRLLGIPTVVDRWLQQAVSQQLMTRFELEFSAHSYGFRPKKNMQQALIQSLAYINDGYSDIVDIDLSKFFDEVAHYKILQLIYEKVKCTTTLRLIRKWLRAPILINGKLHKRRKGLPQGSPLSPLLSNIMLDQLDKYLEKRGCRFIRYADDFSIYTKSKSEAKSIGNEVYLFLRDKLELQINREKSGIRRPSNFTVLGHTFTSVYKKESKGQFQLIVSKRSWEELKRKLKRVTKKTLGYSFSERISALKLIYQGWINNYRLANIYTKLKKVDEWLRNRLRYCIWHDWKKPERKRKNLIRLGVDKGMAYAWSRTRMGGWAVAQSPILGTTIKVALLKRKGYVSMTDYYSKVKFSI from the coding sequence TTGATAGCAAAAATCCTACAAGGCAGGAACCTATACAAAGCATACCGACGAGTGGTAAGCAATAAAGGTTCGTGTGGAGTAGACGGAATGCGAGTAAACGAACTGCAAGAATATCTATCAACCCATCAGAGCGATCTGGTGCGAGAGATTCTAGCGGACAACTACTTGCCCAATGCTATCAGAGGAGTAGAGATTCCTAAATCTAAATCTAATGGAAACAAACGCCTCCTAGGAATACCCACCGTAGTAGACAGATGGCTACAACAAGCGGTTAGTCAGCAACTGATGACGAGATTCGAATTAGAATTCTCAGCTCACAGCTATGGCTTCCGCCCAAAGAAGAATATGCAACAAGCGTTGATACAATCACTGGCTTATATCAATGATGGGTATAGCGATATAGTGGATATAGACTTGAGCAAATTCTTCGACGAAGTAGCACATTACAAGATACTACAGCTCATTTATGAGAAGGTAAAATGTACAACCACACTGCGGTTAATCCGTAAGTGGCTACGAGCACCGATACTCATAAATGGCAAGCTACACAAGCGACGCAAAGGACTTCCGCAAGGAAGCCCGTTGAGTCCCTTACTGTCCAATATTATGTTGGATCAACTGGATAAATACCTGGAAAAGAGAGGATGTCGATTTATCCGCTATGCAGACGATTTTAGTATCTATACGAAATCAAAATCAGAAGCAAAATCTATTGGTAATGAGGTTTATCTCTTTCTAAGAGATAAGCTAGAACTACAAATCAATAGAGAGAAAAGCGGAATCAGACGACCCTCAAATTTTACGGTATTAGGCCACACCTTCACTTCGGTATATAAGAAGGAGAGCAAAGGGCAATTTCAGTTGATAGTAAGTAAGCGTAGTTGGGAAGAACTTAAGAGGAAGCTCAAGCGAGTAACCAAGAAAACGCTGGGATATAGCTTTAGCGAACGCATATCAGCGCTCAAATTAATCTATCAAGGATGGATTAATAATTACCGATTAGCTAATATCTATACAAAGCTTAAAAAGGTAGATGAGTGGCTGAGAAACCGTTTACGATACTGTATCTGGCACGATTGGAAAAAGCCGGAGCGCAAACGTAAGAATCTGATTAGATTGGGAGTAGACAAAGGAATGGCTTATGCGTGGAGTCGCACAAGAATGGGCGGATGGGCAGTTGCCCAAAGTCCAATACTTGGCACTACTATTAAAGTAGCATTACTCAAACGCAAAGGCTATGTTTCTATGACTGACTACTACTCAAAGGTCAAGTTTTCGATTTAA
- a CDS encoding DUF1016 family protein: protein MHKLKPADIGQLNAYLNYYKTEINEPIDNEPIGIVLCADKEEIVAEYALGGVTNQIFASRYVYYLPNREDLIRQVEKAIKEMKDEEE, encoded by the coding sequence ATGCACAAGCTTAAACCGGCAGACATTGGGCAATTGAACGCATACTTGAATTACTATAAAACGGAGATAAACGAACCGATAGACAATGAACCAATAGGGATAGTTTTATGTGCGGATAAAGAAGAAATCGTGGCGGAATATGCGCTAGGGGGGGTGACAAATCAAATCTTTGCTTCCAGATATGTGTACTATCTGCCAAACCGGGAAGACTTGATCCGGCAAGTTGAAAAGGCAATAAAAGAAATGAAAGATGAAGAAGAATGA
- a CDS encoding IS1 family transposase: MKHHITVKCRHCQCEDVIKNGRRSNGTQRWRCNGCGKSFQLNYSYNAHKPGVKEQILEQTLNSSGVRDISRNLKIAKGTVISELKKKSRLR, from the coding sequence ATGAAGCACCATATCACTGTCAAGTGCCGCCATTGCCAATGCGAGGACGTAATCAAGAACGGGCGCCGCAGCAACGGCACTCAACGCTGGCGTTGCAATGGTTGTGGCAAGAGCTTTCAGCTCAACTATTCTTACAATGCCCATAAGCCAGGCGTCAAAGAACAAATCCTGGAACAAACTTTAAATAGCAGCGGCGTACGCGACATCAGCCGCAATTTGAAGATTGCTAAAGGCACGGTTATATCGGAATTAAAAAAAAAGAGCCGCTTGAGGTGA
- a CDS encoding IS1 family transposase, producing the protein MNPYILDKIEAGQLARLEVAFFLVTEWDEFWSFVGKKSSQRWTWYVIERHSGKILAYHCGRRTDESLKLLVEKVSHLPIEICHTDDWAAYERCLPQQYRQITGKDNTWRIERKNLNFRIHLKRLSRKTICFSKNEEIHDKVIGMYINRYYFKHGKFGAAAAA; encoded by the coding sequence GTGAACCCCTATATCCTGGACAAAATAGAAGCCGGGCAATTGGCCAGGCTTGAGGTAGCTTTCTTTCTAGTTACAGAATGGGACGAATTTTGGTCTTTTGTTGGCAAAAAATCCTCTCAGCGCTGGACTTGGTACGTTATAGAACGGCACAGCGGCAAAATCCTAGCCTACCATTGTGGGCGGCGCACGGACGAATCGCTAAAGCTGCTTGTGGAAAAAGTATCGCATTTGCCTATTGAAATTTGCCATACTGACGACTGGGCTGCTTATGAGCGCTGCCTGCCGCAGCAATACCGGCAAATCACCGGCAAGGATAATACTTGGAGGATCGAACGCAAAAACCTCAATTTTCGCATACACCTTAAAAGGCTGAGCCGTAAAACGATCTGCTTTTCAAAGAACGAAGAAATTCACGACAAGGTCATCGGGATGTACATCAACCGCTACTACTTCAAGCACGGAAAATTTGGAGCGGCCGCGGCAGCTTGA
- a CDS encoding YhcG family protein, which translates to MSPRPTAGGAPGRGAGEGLFSQPHLSWSHYCELLAIGDDGKRSFYEKEAESSNWSVRELKRQVNSALFERLLLSKGEINKKKLAELSRKGQIVQKPEDIIKDPYVFEFLGIAENKPILEKDLEKKLIRYIEDFLLELGKGFMFVGSQQRVTIGNRHHYVDMVFYNKILVVGQMG; encoded by the coding sequence ATGTCGCCAAGGCCAACTGCGGGAGGCGCCCCAGGGCGGGGAGCAGGCGAAGGGCTTTTTTCACAACCCCACCTAAGCTGGAGCCATTACTGCGAATTGCTCGCAATAGGAGACGACGGCAAAAGGAGTTTCTACGAAAAGGAAGCAGAAAGCTCGAATTGGTCAGTTAGAGAATTGAAAAGGCAAGTAAACAGCGCATTGTTTGAAAGGTTGTTGCTCTCCAAAGGAGAGATAAACAAAAAGAAGTTGGCCGAATTGTCAAGAAAAGGGCAAATTGTCCAAAAACCTGAAGACATAATCAAGGACCCTTATGTTTTCGAGTTTTTAGGGATTGCTGAAAACAAGCCTATCTTAGAAAAAGACCTGGAAAAGAAACTGATAAGGTATATTGAAGACTTCCTTTTGGAATTGGGAAAAGGGTTTATGTTTGTGGGGTCTCAGCAAAGGGTGACGATAGGAAACAGGCACCATTATGTAGACATGGTTTTCTACAACAAAATTTTGGTGGTGGGTCAAATGGGTTGA
- a CDS encoding IS1182 family transposase has protein sequence MLPVLLSSKIPPNHLSRVVDELVEGIDMEILAGFYPGGGSPSYHPKMLVKVWVYGYSQQVYTSRPLAKALREQLPFMWLAGCQEPCYKTLSDFRSGRFKEMLDEVFVAVLLYLVEHGYVELEDYFVDGTKMEANANRHKVVWRKNTERYKGRVIERIRELLARIDELNAEEEARYQGQDLAEMGEQSPGGPGSQALKQHAGQVNELAKRQQALAQGKAEKQKAKELAKCSRHLEKEAEKLAKYEIQEAILDGRNSYSKTDKSASCLRMKDERLLPGYNLQLGTENQYAVHFSVHQNASDSATLPEHLDKLSERMELLAKRSGADKRMPGNMMADEGYGCEENYACLEREEINSYLKYPGFHREQKGEPAPAFHKSRFVYNQAADSYTCPQGRKLRFVQESLIKTATGYERLQREYQSEGCQGCPLAGQCKKGEGPRTLAHSPNLEVYKAQAKANLCSEKGQQLRKRRGTEVETPFGDIKHNTRYRRFFLRGLEKVTAEAGLLAIARNARKLYCEKSGVWAQHYANRKRKTA, from the coding sequence ATGCTTCCAGTGTTGCTGTCCAGCAAGATACCGCCGAACCATTTATCGCGGGTAGTAGACGAATTGGTAGAGGGCATCGACATGGAAATATTAGCCGGCTTCTATCCTGGGGGCGGCAGCCCGAGCTACCACCCCAAGATGTTGGTGAAAGTATGGGTTTACGGCTACAGCCAACAGGTATATACGAGCCGGCCTTTGGCCAAGGCCCTGCGCGAACAACTGCCGTTTATGTGGCTGGCCGGGTGCCAGGAGCCCTGTTACAAGACGTTGAGCGATTTCCGTTCGGGGCGCTTCAAGGAAATGCTGGACGAGGTATTCGTGGCAGTGCTGCTGTATTTGGTGGAGCATGGCTATGTGGAGCTGGAGGATTATTTTGTGGACGGGACGAAGATGGAGGCCAACGCCAACCGCCATAAAGTGGTATGGCGCAAGAATACGGAGCGTTACAAAGGCCGGGTTATAGAGCGCATCCGAGAGTTGTTGGCGCGCATCGACGAGCTCAACGCCGAGGAGGAAGCCCGCTACCAAGGCCAGGATTTGGCCGAGATGGGCGAACAAAGCCCTGGGGGGCCGGGAAGCCAGGCGCTAAAGCAGCATGCCGGGCAAGTCAACGAATTGGCAAAGCGGCAGCAAGCCCTGGCCCAGGGAAAAGCCGAGAAACAAAAAGCCAAAGAGCTGGCTAAATGCAGCCGGCACCTGGAAAAGGAAGCCGAGAAGCTGGCCAAATATGAAATCCAGGAGGCTATCCTCGACGGGCGCAATTCCTATTCCAAAACAGACAAGAGCGCCAGTTGCCTGCGCATGAAGGACGAGCGCTTGCTTCCGGGCTATAACCTGCAATTGGGCACAGAAAACCAATACGCCGTCCATTTTAGCGTCCACCAAAACGCGTCGGACAGCGCCACTTTGCCTGAGCACCTGGATAAATTGTCCGAGCGCATGGAACTGCTGGCTAAGCGCTCGGGGGCTGACAAAAGGATGCCCGGCAACATGATGGCCGACGAAGGGTATGGCTGCGAAGAGAACTATGCCTGCTTAGAGCGCGAGGAGATAAACAGCTACTTGAAATATCCGGGCTTCCACCGGGAGCAGAAAGGAGAGCCGGCTCCTGCTTTCCACAAAAGCCGGTTTGTTTATAACCAAGCCGCCGACAGTTATACCTGCCCTCAAGGGCGCAAATTGCGCTTTGTCCAAGAGAGCCTGATAAAAACGGCTACAGGCTATGAGCGCCTGCAGCGGGAATACCAAAGCGAGGGCTGCCAGGGCTGCCCTCTGGCCGGGCAATGCAAAAAAGGAGAGGGCCCGCGCACGCTGGCACACAGCCCGAACCTGGAGGTTTATAAGGCGCAAGCCAAGGCTAACCTTTGCTCTGAAAAAGGGCAGCAGCTGCGCAAGCGCCGCGGCACAGAAGTGGAAACCCCTTTTGGAGACATCAAGCACAATACCCGATACCGGCGGTTCTTCCTTCGAGGGCTGGAAAAGGTAACAGCCGAAGCCGGCCTGCTGGCCATCGCCAGGAACGCCCGGAAGCTATACTGCGAAAAATCGGGCGTTTGGGCGCAGCACTATGCCAACCGCAAGCGCAAAACGGCATAA